A single window of Carassius auratus strain Wakin unplaced genomic scaffold, ASM336829v1 scaf_tig00008140, whole genome shotgun sequence DNA harbors:
- the LOC113071800 gene encoding LIM and senescent cell antigen-like-containing domain protein 1 isoform X2 encodes MLGVSQMTGSNMANALANAACERCKSGFAPAEKIVNSNGELYHEQCFVCAQCFQQFPEGLFYEFEGRKYCEHDFQMLFAPCCHQCGEFIIGRVIKAMNNSWHPDCFCCDICQAVLADVGFVKNAGRHLCRPCHNREKARGLGKYVCQKCHAIIEEQPLIFKNDPYHPDHFNCSNCGKELTADARELKGELYCLPCHDKMGVPICGACRRPIEGRVVNAMGKQWHVEHFVCAKCEKPFLGHRHYERKGLAYCETHYNQLFGDVCYHCNRVIEGDVVSALNKAWCVNCFSCSTCNTKLTLKDRFVEVDLKPVCKHCYERLPDELKRRLAKRERDSHERRKKVIAV; translated from the exons ATGCTGGGGGTGTCACAGATGACGGGCAG CAACATGGCCAATGCCTTGGCAAACGCCGCGTGCGAACGGTGTAAAAGCGGATTTGCCCCAGCGGAGAAGATCGTCAACAGCAATGGCGAGCTGTATCACGAACAGTGCTTCGTCTGTGCCCAGTGTTTCCAGCAGTTTCCTGAAGGGCTCTTTTATGAG TTTGAGGGAAGGAAATACTGCGAGCATGATTTCCAGATGTTGTTTGCTCCCTGTTGTCACCAGTGTG GAGAGTTTATAATTGGGCGTGTGATTAAGGCCATGAATAACAGCTGGCACCCTGactgtttctgctgtgatatCTGCCAAGCTGTGCTAGCCGATGTTGGATTCGTCAAGAACGCCGGCCG cCATCTCTGCCGTCCGTGTCATAACCGTGAGAAAGCTAGGGGCCTTGGGAAGTACGTCTGTCAGAAGTGTCACGCCATCATCGAGGAACAGCCCCTCATTTTCAAAAATGACCCCTACCATCCCGACCACTTCAACTGCAGTAACTGCGG taaaGAGCTGACTGCAGATGCCCGTGAGCTAAAAGGGGAACTCTACTGCCTCCCCTGCCATGATAAGATGGGCGTTCCGATCTGCGGAGCCTGCAGGCGTCCTATTGAGGGCCGTGTGGTCAACGCCATGGGCAAGCAGTGGCATGTTGAg CATTTTGTCTGTGCGAAGTGCGAGAAGCCTTTTCTGGGACACCGTCATTACGAGAGAAAAGGGCTTGCTTACTGCGAGACTCACTACAATCAG CTCTTTGGTGATGTTTGTTACCATTGCAACCGTGTGATCGAAGGAGACG TGGTGTCGGCTCTGAATAAGGCTTGGTGTGTGAATTGCTTCTCGTGCTCGACTTGTAACACCAAGCTCACCCTCAA GGACAGGTTTGTGGAAGTGGACCTGAAGCCAGTGTGTAAACACTGTTACGAACGCCTGCCGGACGAGCTGAAGAGGCGTTTGGCCAAACGTGAACGCGACTCTCATGAACGGCGAAAGAAAGTCATCGCCGTCT ga
- the LOC113071800 gene encoding LIM and senescent cell antigen-like-containing domain protein 1 isoform X3, whose protein sequence is MLGVSQMTGSNMANALANAACERCKSGFAPAEKIVNSNGELYHEQCFVCAQCFQQFPEGLFYEFEGRKYCEHDFQMLFAPCCHQCGEFIIGRVIKAMNNSWHPDCFCCDICQAVLADVGFVKNAGRHLCRPCHNREKARGLGKYVCQKCHAIIEEQPLIFKNDPYHPDHFNCSNCGKELTADARELKGELYCLPCHDKMGVPICGACRRPIEGRVVNAMGKQWHVEHFVCAKCEKPFLGHRHYERKGLAYCETHYNQLFGDVCYHCNRVIEGDVVSALNKAWCVNCFSCSTCNTKLTLKNKFVEFDMKPVCKKCYEKFPLELKKRLKKLAETVGRK, encoded by the exons ATGCTGGGGGTGTCACAGATGACGGGCAG CAACATGGCCAATGCCTTGGCAAACGCCGCGTGCGAACGGTGTAAAAGCGGATTTGCCCCAGCGGAGAAGATCGTCAACAGCAATGGCGAGCTGTATCACGAACAGTGCTTCGTCTGTGCCCAGTGTTTCCAGCAGTTTCCTGAAGGGCTCTTTTATGAG TTTGAGGGAAGGAAATACTGCGAGCATGATTTCCAGATGTTGTTTGCTCCCTGTTGTCACCAGTGTG GAGAGTTTATAATTGGGCGTGTGATTAAGGCCATGAATAACAGCTGGCACCCTGactgtttctgctgtgatatCTGCCAAGCTGTGCTAGCCGATGTTGGATTCGTCAAGAACGCCGGCCG cCATCTCTGCCGTCCGTGTCATAACCGTGAGAAAGCTAGGGGCCTTGGGAAGTACGTCTGTCAGAAGTGTCACGCCATCATCGAGGAACAGCCCCTCATTTTCAAAAATGACCCCTACCATCCCGACCACTTCAACTGCAGTAACTGCGG taaaGAGCTGACTGCAGATGCCCGTGAGCTAAAAGGGGAACTCTACTGCCTCCCCTGCCATGATAAGATGGGCGTTCCGATCTGCGGAGCCTGCAGGCGTCCTATTGAGGGCCGTGTGGTCAACGCCATGGGCAAGCAGTGGCATGTTGAg CATTTTGTCTGTGCGAAGTGCGAGAAGCCTTTTCTGGGACACCGTCATTACGAGAGAAAAGGGCTTGCTTACTGCGAGACTCACTACAATCAG CTCTTTGGTGATGTTTGTTACCATTGCAACCGTGTGATCGAAGGAGACG TGGTGTCGGCTCTGAATAAGGCTTGGTGTGTGAATTGCTTCTCGTGCTCGACTTGTAACACCAAGCTCACCCTCAA gaaCAAGTTTGTGGAGTTTGACATGAAGCCGGTGTGTAAGAAATGTTACGAGAAGTTTCCTCTGGAGCTGAAGAAGAGACTTAAGAAGCTGGCGGAGACTGTGGGCCGCAAGTAG
- the LOC113071800 gene encoding LIM and senescent cell antigen-like-containing domain protein 1 isoform X1: MLGVSQMTGSNMANALANAACERCKSGFAPAEKIVNSNGELYHEQCFVCAQCFQQFPEGLFYEFEGRKYCEHDFQMLFAPCCHQCGEFIIGRVIKAMNNSWHPDCFCCDICQAVLADVGFVKNAGRHLCRPCHNREKARGLGKYVCQKCHAIIEEQPLIFKNDPYHPDHFNCSNCGKELTADARELKGELYCLPCHDKMGVPICGACRRPIEGRVVNAMGKQWHVEHFVCAKCEKPFLGHRHYERKGLAYCETHYNQLFGDVCYHCNRVIEGDVVSALNKAWCVNCFSCSTCNTKLTLKDRFVEVDLKPVCKHCYERLPDELKRRLAKRERDSHERRKKVIAVCL, translated from the exons ATGCTGGGGGTGTCACAGATGACGGGCAG CAACATGGCCAATGCCTTGGCAAACGCCGCGTGCGAACGGTGTAAAAGCGGATTTGCCCCAGCGGAGAAGATCGTCAACAGCAATGGCGAGCTGTATCACGAACAGTGCTTCGTCTGTGCCCAGTGTTTCCAGCAGTTTCCTGAAGGGCTCTTTTATGAG TTTGAGGGAAGGAAATACTGCGAGCATGATTTCCAGATGTTGTTTGCTCCCTGTTGTCACCAGTGTG GAGAGTTTATAATTGGGCGTGTGATTAAGGCCATGAATAACAGCTGGCACCCTGactgtttctgctgtgatatCTGCCAAGCTGTGCTAGCCGATGTTGGATTCGTCAAGAACGCCGGCCG cCATCTCTGCCGTCCGTGTCATAACCGTGAGAAAGCTAGGGGCCTTGGGAAGTACGTCTGTCAGAAGTGTCACGCCATCATCGAGGAACAGCCCCTCATTTTCAAAAATGACCCCTACCATCCCGACCACTTCAACTGCAGTAACTGCGG taaaGAGCTGACTGCAGATGCCCGTGAGCTAAAAGGGGAACTCTACTGCCTCCCCTGCCATGATAAGATGGGCGTTCCGATCTGCGGAGCCTGCAGGCGTCCTATTGAGGGCCGTGTGGTCAACGCCATGGGCAAGCAGTGGCATGTTGAg CATTTTGTCTGTGCGAAGTGCGAGAAGCCTTTTCTGGGACACCGTCATTACGAGAGAAAAGGGCTTGCTTACTGCGAGACTCACTACAATCAG CTCTTTGGTGATGTTTGTTACCATTGCAACCGTGTGATCGAAGGAGACG TGGTGTCGGCTCTGAATAAGGCTTGGTGTGTGAATTGCTTCTCGTGCTCGACTTGTAACACCAAGCTCACCCTCAA GGACAGGTTTGTGGAAGTGGACCTGAAGCCAGTGTGTAAACACTGTTACGAACGCCTGCCGGACGAGCTGAAGAGGCGTTTGGCCAAACGTGAACGCGACTCTCATGAACGGCGAAAGAAAGTCATCGCCGTCTGTCTGTAa